The DNA region CGGGGCCCTTGGCTTGCTTCTCGCCCTTGGGAACTCCTTTCTACGTGTCCTTCCAAAGAAGCCCCTCCTCGGGAAGCCCCGCGCCCCACCCACCCGGAGTCCGCCTCTCTGCGGGCGGGGCCGGGCTGGGTCCTAGGAACTCTTAGCTGAGCTGAGAACTCTTAGCTGGGTACCGACTCAAGAAAATATGCCCCTACGACCGGGAGCCAGCCGGTGCAGCGTTCTATTAACACGGCCTAACAGTCCCCGGGTAGCCCCACCTCTGGCAGGGTGGAAGGTGACGGCCTGCTGGCGGGCGTGGCCCCTCAAGGACTGACAGGCTGAGAGTCCCAGCATCCTACTCAGCTGGGCCGCTCCCGAGCTCTCGACAGGAGCTCCCCGGCCTCCCTCGTTCTGGAGTTCTGCTCTTGCTACTGGCTGGGGAGAGCAAAGGGTTTCTGCTCAAATATCTGTTCAGAaacagccccaccccctcctctcaccCACAGGGCCCTGCCGCCCCTTGAAATCCCCTAACTGGGACAAGGAACTTTTGGGGACCAAGGTCCGTACCCTCTCTCCCGCCTCCCACGGAAACAGCCCAATaggccaccaccaccacctgacCCGAGCAGCCGCGGATGACAACCGCTCCGCACCCATGCTTCTGAGCCAGGATCCACCTCGGCTCCTGCCGGCACCGGGAAGCCCACCCACTCTCTGCACTAACCTGGCCGCCTCCGCCCGTCCTGGATTCCCACGCCCGCCCGGCTCCACTGGATTCGCGCTGCTTCCGGGTGTGCGCGGAGCGCAGGGGCGGTGCCCCAGTCCGAGCCGCCCCATCTGTCCCGGCGTCCCGCCCCTCGGGCTCCCCGCGGTTCCTTCCCACCACTGTCCTCCGCCGCCAGTCCCCAGTCTCTGGGCAAAACCCACCGGGTCCGCTGAGCAGGTAAGAAACTGGCGCCTGAGGTTAGACGGCAGGAAGAACCGCCCGCGGCAAGGGACTTCGAGGACTTGTGGTTCTTACGAGGCCGGAGGGCCCCAGGGTGAGAgctgctcctcttcctccagcGGGCAACGGATGGATCAACAAGGAGGCGCCCCCTGAGGACCAGACGTTTCTGGTGCCTTCTGTATGGTAGAGCTCGAAGATCTCTGATCTCTGATACTCCCTGACACTCTGAACGGGGTGCCGGTGGGTCCCAAGTTCAGGCCTGGCGGAGGGTATCAGAAGCCCCAGGATACGCGAGGCGCAAATTCCAGCAGGGACCGTTAgcctagaaaatagaaaactggCCAGTGGCGTGAAACGTTGGGTACGAAAACCTTTAAGCACCTTAAACTAAAATTGGCAACTTCAAAGAGGACGCACACTTTCCAACAAAGACCGCGCTCTGAGGTGGGTCTGCCGAATTCCAGCTGAACCTAAGCCGCCCAACGGGAGCCTGGGCTGCTCGGGGTTCAGGATCGGAACTTGAACCCAGGGTTCCTCAGGCCCCAGAAACCCAAGACTTTCTCCGCCCCGCCGGCCTTTTCTTGGAAGCACTCAGGACACCTCCCCCTGCGAGGTGGAGGAAAGAGCTTCCCTTCTCTGGGCGGATTCGGTTGCGCCCCACCCGCGTCCCTGCTTTCTGATTGGCTTATGGTCTCTGCCAATTAAAAGTTTTCCCTAATGATCCCGCCCTATTAACCCTATCTTTACTCTCTAGTGACTGGCGGGGCTAGGACCGGGTTTCTCAACTTGAGGCCTGTAGAATCCACAGGAGCTTGTTgaaattcagattcctgggccctactCTTTTCGGAGAGCCTAACTTAGTAGGTGGGGCCGTGGAATCTGTAGTGTGAACAAGtgtccaagtgattctgatgccccGCATCCTTTGAGAATGCCTCATTTCAATGGTCCTCGGTGCTTGGGCTTAGTCCTTCCCTAGTACTCAGGGTCGAAATTGGAAGGGAAGCAGTTCAGTGACCCCTGTGAGACTAGTCTGGGCCATCTGGAGGCTGTAAGCGTGTAgtagagggaggcagggggaggcaaGAGGGGCCCTCTGAGCTGGGGGGAGGACGTGGTTGTCTGGAGTCAGAGCCTGTGCATCCGCCTTCCAACTTGCTCAGAGAAAACTTTGGTAACTAGAAGAAAGATCCCATAGCATCATCCCAAATCCGGTATTCGGCTTTATCAACGTGGTGCACCGGTCGTGGTTGAGTTCCTTCTAATATAGCATAAAACGTGGATTTGCTCAACAAGTGAGAACGTAGTTTAAAGGAGAATCAGAGATCCTCGGCATCCAGGGCAGATTTCATGGGTCTGTGACCTGTGCACTGCACAGGGCCCCAGGCTTGGTTTAATAACTTGGTTAAATGCTCTGCTGTCGCTGTCTTGAAACCCTTAATAATGTTTTGAGCAAAGAgacccacattttcattttgcactgggctctGCAAATTACATAGCAGCTCCTGGGCTACAAGCATTTCTACACGTAGGCTCCAGGTGCTTCCCTCAACACTTTGGCCTTCCTGCAGCAGAACCCCGACCCCGCGCACGGCCATGGCGGAGCCTGGAGAACAACTGCCGGAGGAAGTGCTGGCACTCATTTTCCGTCACCTGCCCCTGCGGGACCGCGCCGCTGCTGCGAGGGTTTGCAGAGCTTGGGCTGCCGCTGCCACCTGCAGCACTGTGTGGCACAACACGAACATCAGGTGAgcaggctcctcctcctcccgccttCTCCCTGGCTCGGTGGAGTCAGGGGTTGGGGAGATACAGTGACTCTCCCCATATTAAGAAGCGTAATCAGGACTTCcagcggttcagtggttaagactgggcacttccaattcagggggcgtgagttcgatccctggtcagggaactaagattccacacgcacaagcccccccccaaaaagtgTAATCATTTCTAACATTTATTGGCCGCCCACTGTGTACCAACCATTGTTCTAAGTGCCTtacacatattaatttatttaatcctcactaaaACTTTATGTGGTAGATAGGTGGTATTATTATCTCCGTTGCACAGATAGAAAATTGAGGCAGAGAGATTTAATCACTTCTTACTCAGCTGAGAAGTAGCAGAGGCAAATGTGAACCTGGCAATCCAGAGGTCACGCCCCGCCTCCTTAAAGACCGCTGAGAAAGCCCTGTTCTTAAAATGTCATTGGCTCTCCGTGGCAAGGTTTCAACCAGCGGCAGATGCATCTGAAGTCTTCTAAAGGGATAGGATGGGAGTTCCCTTCTAGCATCACCTTGGAGCGACCAGGCATGGTCGGGACAGGGAGGTATGTGGGGAGGAGGCAGGAAGTGGGGATGGTAGCTGGAACCCAGGCTGAGGGGTGGGTTAGAGGCCTCTCTCCAGGTCGCGGGGACTCGGCCGGCTGAAGCCTTTTCTCCACCATTCTACCCCCAAGTTGCGACTGTGAGCTAGAAGGCATGCAGCCGCAGTATCTGTCCGCTTGCCTGGACCACGTTCAGAATCTACGTCTGGAATTTGTGCCGTCCAGGGAGCCGAGCCGCCTGGCGGCCATAGAGTTGCTGACCGCACTGGCTGGCCGTAACCCCGAGCTGCGAGGCCTGTGCCTGGAGTGCCGCGGAGAAAAGCGGCTCTTCGACTCGGGCCGCGACGTCCTGGACGCCGTGCACGCCCTCTGTAGGGCTGCCCGCGCGCTGCGCCACCTCGACCTGCGGCGCTTGCCGTTCACACTGGACGACGCTCTGGTGCTGCAGGTGGCACACGGCTGCCCGGAGCTCTGCAGCCTTTTCCTGGATAACAGTACGCTGGTGGGCAGCGTGGGGCCAGGCTCCGTGCTGGAGTTACTAGAGGCCTGCCCCTGCCTACGCGCCCTCGGCCTGCACCTGGCCAGCCTGTCGCGCACCGCGCTCGAGGCACTGGCAGCGCCAGACCGCGCACCTTTTGAGCTCCTGGCCCTGCGGTGCACATGTCCCGAAGACGCACGCGCGCCGCCCCTGCCTAACGAAGCCTGGGCCGAGCTGAGCCGCCGCCACCCTGGACTGGCCgtagagctggagctggagccggCTCTGCCTGCCGAGAGCGTGACGCGCGTCCTGCAGCCTGCTGTGCCCGTGGCTGCGCTGCGCCTCAGCCTCTCTGGGGACACCGTAGGCCCGGTGCGCTTCGCAGCGCGCCACTACGCCGCAACCTTGAGCGCGCTCGAAGTGCGCGCTGCCGCCTCTGCCGAGCTGGACGCCGCGCTGGAAGAGCTGGCAGAGCGCTGCGCGGGCCTGCGCGAAGTGCACTGCTTCTGCGTGGTGCGACCCTCCGTGCTGCACGCCTTCCGCACGCACTGCCCGCGCCTGCGCAGCTACACGCTCAAGCTAACGCGGGAGCCACATCCCTGGCGGCCCACGCTTGTGGCGTGAGGCGACAAaccctctttcccctccctgcGGACGTGTGACCCCTGAGATGCTGCGTGGGTTTGCCCCGGGGCGCGTCAGCTGCTAGTCCTCTCCTTTAGGACTCTGTTGCCTCTTGTCCCTCTCGAGAATTGGGGGCTGTGGGATGGCGTCGGTACCAGCGCGGAGCAACCTGAGTCCACTCGTTGCTGTCAACATCTGCAGACACCCACTGTCCCCGCCGTACGG from Balaenoptera musculus isolate JJ_BM4_2016_0621 chromosome 19, mBalMus1.pri.v3, whole genome shotgun sequence includes:
- the FBXL8 gene encoding F-box/LRR-repeat protein 8 yields the protein MAEPGEQLPEEVLALIFRHLPLRDRAAAARVCRAWAAAATCSTVWHNTNISCDCELEGMQPQYLSACLDHVQNLRLEFVPSREPSRLAAIELLTALAGRNPELRGLCLECRGEKRLFDSGRDVLDAVHALCRAARALRHLDLRRLPFTLDDALVLQVAHGCPELCSLFLDNSTLVGSVGPGSVLELLEACPCLRALGLHLASLSRTALEALAAPDRAPFELLALRCTCPEDARAPPLPNEAWAELSRRHPGLAVELELEPALPAESVTRVLQPAVPVAALRLSLSGDTVGPVRFAARHYAATLSALEVRAAASAELDAALEELAERCAGLREVHCFCVVRPSVLHAFRTHCPRLRSYTLKLTREPHPWRPTLVA